A stretch of the Thiomicrorhabdus xiamenensis genome encodes the following:
- a CDS encoding YeeE/YedE thiosulfate transporter family protein, whose translation MQVTVNRQIVFVSAVLLALVGLMLNAAQPQMLALGILLGVVFQFFSFGFANFWRQGLVESRTLGMRSHLLLLAFGGVLFFPALALLPAQGVEVSGAIRPLGMNVLVGAFLFGLGMALVGSCSSGTLRHMGSLNGRFYLVFLWMVVGGTFAASQADFWLDMPVWGSFSAAVDLPWYLGLALHLIVILALYKLLLYREQKRFGVVDPLFFRASPLMLAVLLLAVLNFLILLSSHSPWAVSWIFPKLGVLGIQTLSLPVEWEFWAFSAQNETALSKSLLDDGIVLTSVGMLIGVSLAFALQGGLHKDQAKDDKLLIEEVNRPFAKLGRGVKDSAMGTLMGYGAVTAYGCNVGGFFSAIVSGSLHGWLWMLAALTGMSAALFLSRLIAALRFAER comes from the coding sequence GTGCAAGTTACAGTTAACAGACAGATCGTTTTTGTCAGCGCAGTGTTATTGGCACTGGTTGGGTTGATGTTGAATGCAGCTCAGCCGCAAATGTTGGCGCTGGGGATTCTGTTGGGCGTCGTTTTTCAATTTTTCAGCTTCGGCTTCGCCAATTTTTGGCGTCAGGGTTTGGTGGAAAGTCGAACTCTCGGCATGCGTTCACATCTGTTGCTTTTGGCGTTTGGCGGGGTGCTTTTCTTTCCGGCTCTGGCGTTGCTGCCGGCACAAGGCGTCGAGGTTTCCGGGGCGATTCGTCCTTTGGGTATGAATGTACTGGTCGGGGCCTTTCTGTTTGGTCTCGGGATGGCTCTAGTCGGAAGTTGTTCCTCTGGTACCTTACGTCATATGGGGTCCCTGAACGGGCGCTTTTATCTGGTGTTTTTATGGATGGTTGTGGGCGGTACGTTCGCAGCGTCTCAGGCGGATTTCTGGCTCGATATGCCGGTTTGGGGCAGTTTTTCCGCAGCTGTAGATTTGCCCTGGTATTTGGGGCTGGCGTTGCATCTCATTGTTATTTTGGCACTCTATAAGCTGTTGCTGTATCGCGAGCAAAAGCGGTTTGGTGTTGTCGATCCACTGTTTTTCCGTGCATCACCGCTTATGCTGGCAGTGCTGTTGCTGGCGGTACTGAATTTTCTGATTTTATTGAGCAGTCACTCGCCGTGGGCGGTCAGTTGGATTTTTCCGAAACTCGGTGTTCTGGGGATTCAAACGCTCTCTTTACCGGTTGAATGGGAGTTCTGGGCATTCAGTGCGCAGAACGAAACTGCGCTCTCGAAAAGCTTGCTGGATGACGGGATTGTTCTGACCAGCGTCGGGATGTTGATCGGAGTCAGTCTGGCGTTTGCGCTGCAAGGCGGTTTGCATAAAGATCAGGCGAAAGACGATAAGCTGCTGATTGAAGAGGTTAATCGGCCTTTTGCCAAGTTAGGAAGAGGGGTTAAGGATTCCGCTATGGGAACCTTAATGGGGTATGGTGCGGTAACCGCTTACGGATGTAATGTCGGCGGGTTTTTCAGTGCGATCGTATCCGGGAGTCTGCACGGCTGGTTGTGGATGCTGGCGGCTTTGACCGGGATGAGCGCGGCGCTGTTTTTATCGAGGCTTATTGCTGCTCTGCGATTTGCTGAGCGTTAA
- a CDS encoding peptide chain release factor 3 → MSLQLETSKRRTFAIISHPDAGKTTVTEKLLLYGGAIQMAGAVKSRKTDRGATSDWMKMEQERGISVASSVMQFPYKGAVMNLLDTPGHEDFSEDTYRVLTAVDSALMVIDVAKGVEDRTIKLMEVCRLRTTPILTFINKLDREGKEPIDLLDEVEEVLNIACAPMTWPIGMGKRFKGIYHLYNDTVRIFAQADGQTASEGELINGLDNSRLDELLGAQAEELREEVELVRGASHEFDLELFLAGELTPVFFGSAVNNFGLQELLDGFEQYAPAPKGRETEDRYVEANEDKMTGFVFKIQANMDPKHRDRVAFMRIVSGKYEKGMSLKHVRIGKDVKIAKAITFLANKRDHAEEAYPGDIIGLHNHGTIKIGDTFTQGEDLKFTGIPNFAPELFRRAQLKDPMKMKALQKGLQQLSEEGATQLFRPVNNNDLILGAVGVLQFEVVAQRLKDEYNVNCIFEPVNVNTARWVIGDKAEIEKFTKKVTENVAYDAADQLVYIAPTRVNLNLIQERWPDLQFVATREH, encoded by the coding sequence ATGTCTTTACAACTTGAAACCTCCAAACGTCGCACCTTTGCGATTATCTCCCACCCGGATGCCGGTAAAACTACCGTGACCGAGAAGCTGCTGCTTTACGGTGGAGCCATTCAGATGGCCGGTGCGGTCAAAAGCCGCAAAACCGATCGCGGGGCGACTTCCGACTGGATGAAAATGGAGCAGGAACGTGGAATCTCGGTTGCATCCTCGGTCATGCAGTTCCCGTATAAAGGCGCGGTCATGAACCTGCTGGATACTCCGGGGCACGAGGATTTCTCCGAAGATACCTATCGCGTACTGACCGCAGTTGACTCGGCACTGATGGTTATCGACGTCGCCAAAGGGGTTGAGGACCGTACCATCAAACTGATGGAAGTCTGTCGTCTGCGTACCACACCGATCCTGACTTTTATCAACAAGCTCGACCGTGAAGGGAAAGAGCCGATCGACCTGCTGGACGAAGTCGAAGAAGTCCTGAATATCGCCTGCGCGCCTATGACCTGGCCGATCGGTATGGGCAAACGTTTTAAAGGGATCTACCACCTGTATAACGATACCGTGCGTATTTTCGCACAGGCTGATGGACAGACCGCATCGGAAGGCGAACTGATCAATGGCTTGGACAATTCTCGCCTTGACGAGCTGCTGGGCGCTCAGGCCGAAGAACTACGCGAAGAAGTTGAACTGGTACGCGGCGCCAGCCACGAATTTGATCTTGAGCTGTTCTTGGCCGGAGAACTGACACCGGTCTTCTTCGGCTCGGCGGTTAATAACTTCGGCTTGCAGGAACTGCTGGACGGCTTCGAGCAATATGCACCTGCTCCGAAAGGCCGCGAAACCGAAGACCGCTATGTGGAAGCGAATGAAGATAAAATGACCGGTTTCGTCTTTAAGATTCAGGCGAATATGGATCCGAAACACCGTGACCGTGTTGCTTTTATGCGTATCGTTTCCGGAAAGTACGAAAAAGGCATGAGCCTTAAGCATGTCCGTATCGGCAAGGACGTCAAGATCGCCAAGGCGATCACCTTCCTGGCGAATAAACGCGACCATGCCGAAGAAGCTTATCCCGGCGACATTATCGGCTTGCATAACCACGGAACCATCAAAATCGGCGATACCTTTACTCAGGGCGAAGACTTGAAATTCACCGGAATACCGAACTTCGCGCCGGAACTTTTCCGTCGCGCGCAGCTGAAAGATCCGATGAAAATGAAAGCACTGCAGAAAGGCTTACAGCAGCTTTCCGAGGAAGGCGCAACTCAGCTGTTCCGTCCGGTCAATAATAACGATCTGATTCTTGGTGCCGTCGGTGTCCTGCAGTTCGAGGTGGTCGCACAGCGTTTGAAAGACGAATACAACGTCAACTGTATTTTCGAGCCGGTTAATGTCAATACCGCTCGCTGGGTCATCGGCGACAAGGCGGAAATTGAGAAGTTCACCAAAAAGGTTACGGAAAACGTCGCCTATGATGCTGCCGATCAGCTGGTCTATATTGCGCCGACCCGTGTCAACTTGAATCTGATTCAAGAACGCTGGCCGGATCTGCAATTTGTCGCAACCCGCGAGCATTAA
- the secD gene encoding protein translocase subunit SecD: protein MFQTQQKIISNQYPAWKYLLLVVVTVIGILYAMPNIFGDDPAVQVSPAKSVEFNDQTRTQVAGILENANLAVKSSEFENGKFLIRFKNTEDQLKAKSLLKEALGRSAVVALNLAPATPAWLSGMGGQPMYLGLDLRGGVHFLMDVDMEAAVEKAYQRSVDEIKGRLREERVRYLPFEAEKTQIEIAFASAEYFQSGAELLQNEFADRFIVTTDETTAKPRVTLRLTDKAIAETQKYALQQNITTLRNRINELGVAEPVIQQQGDRRIVVQLPGVQDTARAKEILGATATLEFRLVDEKGDPLRAEKTGFAPNNASLEHFRDGRPILLQRQIIVSGENVINAQSSIDPQQGSPMVSVTLDGAGGRKMLATTKQNVGNRMAVLYIENRVDTIEVDGKKVKKRVTTKDVINAAVIRGQFADRFQITGLDSPQEAQDLALLLRAGALAAPMEIVEERTVGPSLGQDNINQGFMSVVVGFVLVLILMVWRYKFFGMIANVALTLNLVIIVAVLSMLQATLTLPGIAGIVLTVGMAVDANVLIFERIREELKNGSIQNAIYSGYEKAFVTIADANITTLLAAIVLFSFGTGPIKGFAITLSIGIITSMFTAILGTRAIINWYYGNKRVEKLSI, encoded by the coding sequence ATGTTTCAAACGCAACAGAAAATCATCAGCAACCAATATCCGGCATGGAAATATCTGCTGCTGGTGGTGGTTACCGTTATCGGTATTCTCTACGCCATGCCGAACATTTTCGGCGACGATCCGGCGGTACAGGTATCTCCGGCCAAGTCTGTCGAATTCAACGATCAGACCCGAACGCAGGTCGCCGGCATTCTCGAAAATGCCAATCTGGCGGTGAAATCGTCTGAATTTGAAAACGGCAAATTCCTGATCCGTTTCAAAAACACCGAAGACCAGCTTAAAGCCAAATCACTCCTTAAAGAGGCGCTTGGCCGTTCCGCCGTTGTCGCACTTAACCTCGCTCCGGCAACACCTGCGTGGTTAAGCGGCATGGGCGGACAGCCAATGTATCTCGGGCTTGACCTGCGTGGCGGTGTCCACTTCCTGATGGATGTGGATATGGAAGCGGCGGTCGAGAAAGCCTACCAACGCAGTGTCGACGAAATTAAAGGCCGCCTGCGCGAAGAGCGCGTGCGTTATCTGCCGTTCGAAGCGGAAAAAACCCAGATTGAAATCGCCTTCGCCTCGGCGGAATATTTCCAGAGCGGTGCCGAGCTGTTGCAAAATGAATTTGCCGACCGCTTTATCGTTACCACTGACGAAACTACCGCGAAACCGCGTGTCACTCTGCGTTTGACGGACAAGGCCATTGCCGAAACGCAAAAATACGCTCTGCAGCAGAATATCACTACTCTGCGTAACCGTATCAACGAACTGGGTGTCGCCGAGCCGGTTATCCAGCAACAAGGCGATCGCCGCATCGTTGTTCAGCTGCCGGGTGTTCAGGACACTGCACGCGCCAAGGAAATACTTGGCGCCACCGCAACGCTTGAATTCCGATTGGTGGATGAAAAAGGCGATCCGTTGCGTGCGGAAAAAACCGGATTCGCACCGAACAATGCCTCGTTGGAACATTTCCGCGACGGCCGTCCGATCCTGTTGCAGCGCCAGATTATCGTTTCCGGTGAAAACGTCATCAACGCTCAATCCAGTATCGACCCACAGCAAGGCTCGCCAATGGTCAGCGTAACGCTGGACGGCGCCGGCGGCCGTAAGATGCTGGCGACCACCAAGCAGAACGTCGGTAACCGCATGGCAGTGCTGTATATCGAGAATCGTGTCGACACCATCGAAGTAGACGGTAAAAAAGTCAAAAAACGAGTTACCACCAAAGACGTAATCAATGCGGCTGTCATCCGTGGACAGTTTGCCGACCGTTTCCAGATTACTGGTCTGGACTCGCCTCAGGAAGCTCAGGACTTGGCACTCCTACTACGTGCCGGTGCCCTGGCCGCACCGATGGAGATCGTCGAAGAGCGTACCGTTGGGCCAAGCCTTGGACAGGATAATATCAACCAGGGCTTTATGTCGGTTGTCGTCGGATTCGTTCTCGTGCTGATTCTGATGGTCTGGCGCTATAAATTCTTCGGAATGATCGCCAATGTGGCTTTGACGCTGAATCTGGTCATTATCGTTGCGGTACTATCCATGCTGCAGGCCACCCTGACCCTACCGGGGATCGCCGGTATCGTTCTAACCGTCGGTATGGCCGTGGATGCCAATGTACTGATCTTCGAGCGTATCCGCGAAGAGCTCAAGAACGGTTCCATCCAGAACGCCATCTACTCCGGTTACGAAAAAGCCTTTGTTACCATCGCCGATGCCAATATCACCACCCTACTGGCGGCGATCGTGCTGTTCAGCTTTGGAACCGGGCCGATCAAAGGCTTTGCGATTACGCTGTCAATCGGGATCATCACTTCGATGTTCACCGCGATTCTAGGCACACGCGCCATTATCAACTGGTACTACGGCAACAAGCGTGTTGAGAAACTGTCTATTTAG
- a CDS encoding diguanylate cyclase — protein sequence MKVLKSRQIKILILILLGFGISISLAYNTLDRVYFSDYIENAALKNATNKSVERERFLLGFLHQSKHKLQSISGFPAFQNFLQNPLQQDSVEALFGNFTRNCHDIMQIRFIDRDGMEVVRVHRSHYESPVEVVATENLQDKSSRYFFQQSKNKPLNEVWFSDIDLQTENGAVVKPFIPTLRAILPVAVDGEFGGILVINFFMEKTLNSLMNAPLYDSILLNEKGEILLHYDPSKSWGSYQDKPYLLADEYPALYQAILQSQSYDGGNFYFKKLNTPINTELGILFKLKASFAQSQRDQLAERETAVFFVVLFFSIVMTYVVVKLFGSTLLRLDTIDKLNSSLNEASKVAKIGFWEFENGAQYLKWSEGVFDIFKVHDYSRKITFEDFLSYIPESDRARLQVAFSESMAEKKAYFVTHQIVTADGETKYVEERAHHIYDDNGEYVRSLGSIYDITEKHLIQARYESERKKLLELMNNASDAIFILNTDGKVVEANKRVQMFLGYSLEEALQLSVWDWDMEMSEDNFGDVVSLLSHDKPLNLERIHTRKDGTTYEAEVSATLIRVGEQDLIYASVRDVTEKNQQQRLLVDRTHELQAIFDTAREGIAVVDQDMRYLKANQKYCDLLGYSQEELLKISCYDLTHPDYLEENKKIMQEVFYKGFYEDFERVCIGKDGKEKILSSSLSLIPDTNQVIVISVDHTEMRYYEQQLLRLTNTDELTQLRNRKYFNERMKEQLDLFNRYQQPFCMIIFDIDDFKAINDKYGHKVGDDVLIRMSEVITSVVRKTDLLFRVGGEEFVVLAPQTVLSEGEVLAEKIRLAVYENVDVLQGRHVSISLGVAEIRKDESFDAIYQRVDELLYQAKNSGKNRVCS from the coding sequence TTGAAAGTTTTAAAATCACGCCAAATTAAAATCCTGATTCTGATTCTACTCGGGTTCGGAATTTCTATTTCTCTTGCCTACAACACTCTGGATAGAGTGTATTTCAGTGATTATATTGAAAACGCGGCCTTGAAGAATGCCACGAACAAAAGTGTTGAACGTGAGCGCTTTCTGCTTGGTTTTTTACACCAATCCAAGCATAAGCTGCAGTCGATTTCCGGCTTTCCCGCATTTCAGAATTTTTTGCAGAATCCGTTGCAACAGGATTCGGTAGAGGCGCTATTCGGTAATTTTACCCGTAACTGTCATGACATTATGCAGATCCGCTTTATCGATCGCGACGGGATGGAAGTCGTCCGTGTACATCGCTCCCATTATGAGTCACCGGTTGAGGTGGTTGCGACTGAAAATTTGCAGGACAAAAGTTCGCGTTACTTTTTTCAGCAATCCAAAAACAAGCCTCTGAATGAAGTCTGGTTTTCGGATATCGATTTGCAGACCGAAAACGGTGCGGTCGTTAAGCCGTTTATTCCGACCTTGAGAGCGATTCTTCCTGTCGCTGTTGATGGAGAATTCGGCGGTATTCTGGTAATTAATTTCTTTATGGAGAAAACGCTTAACAGCCTGATGAATGCGCCGCTGTATGACTCGATTCTGCTTAACGAAAAAGGCGAAATTCTACTCCATTACGATCCGTCCAAAAGCTGGGGAAGTTATCAGGACAAGCCTTATCTGTTGGCGGATGAGTATCCCGCGCTTTATCAGGCGATTTTGCAAAGCCAATCTTATGACGGTGGCAATTTCTATTTTAAGAAGCTCAATACGCCGATTAATACCGAACTCGGCATTCTTTTCAAACTGAAAGCGTCTTTTGCGCAGAGTCAGCGCGATCAGCTTGCCGAAAGAGAAACGGCAGTATTCTTCGTGGTTCTGTTCTTTTCCATTGTGATGACCTATGTAGTGGTTAAGCTGTTCGGTTCGACTCTGTTACGGCTCGACACGATCGATAAGCTGAACAGCAGTTTGAACGAGGCTTCCAAGGTGGCAAAAATCGGCTTTTGGGAGTTTGAAAACGGGGCGCAATATCTTAAATGGAGCGAAGGCGTATTCGATATTTTCAAGGTTCACGATTATTCTCGAAAAATCACCTTCGAAGATTTTCTGTCCTATATCCCCGAGAGTGACCGAGCCAGACTGCAAGTCGCTTTTTCTGAATCCATGGCGGAAAAGAAAGCGTATTTCGTAACCCATCAGATCGTTACTGCCGATGGTGAAACGAAATATGTTGAGGAGCGGGCGCATCATATCTATGACGACAACGGCGAGTACGTCCGCTCGCTTGGCAGTATCTATGATATTACCGAAAAACATCTGATTCAGGCACGTTACGAAAGCGAGCGCAAAAAACTGCTTGAGCTGATGAACAATGCGTCGGATGCGATTTTTATTCTGAATACCGATGGCAAAGTAGTTGAAGCGAACAAGCGCGTTCAGATGTTCCTCGGCTACTCTTTGGAAGAGGCTCTGCAACTGAGTGTCTGGGATTGGGATATGGAAATGTCTGAGGATAATTTCGGCGATGTCGTTTCTCTGCTTTCCCATGACAAACCGTTAAATCTAGAAAGAATTCATACTCGTAAAGACGGTACAACTTATGAAGCGGAAGTCTCGGCAACCCTGATCCGTGTCGGAGAGCAGGATCTGATCTATGCTTCGGTGAGAGACGTAACCGAGAAAAATCAGCAGCAGCGCCTTCTTGTCGATAGAACGCATGAGTTGCAGGCGATTTTCGATACGGCGCGAGAAGGGATTGCCGTTGTTGATCAGGATATGCGCTACCTGAAAGCGAACCAGAAATACTGTGATCTTCTGGGCTACTCGCAGGAAGAGCTGTTGAAAATTTCCTGTTATGATCTGACGCATCCGGACTATCTGGAAGAGAATAAAAAGATCATGCAAGAGGTGTTCTACAAAGGTTTCTATGAAGACTTTGAAAGGGTCTGTATCGGAAAAGACGGCAAAGAAAAAATTCTGAGTTCTTCCCTGTCGTTGATTCCGGATACCAACCAGGTCATCGTGATTTCGGTCGACCATACCGAAATGCGCTACTATGAGCAGCAGTTGCTCAGATTGACCAATACCGATGAGCTGACCCAGTTACGTAATCGAAAATATTTCAATGAACGGATGAAAGAGCAGCTGGATCTGTTTAACCGCTACCAGCAGCCATTCTGCATGATTATTTTTGATATCGACGATTTTAAAGCCATTAATGATAAATACGGTCACAAAGTAGGGGATGACGTGCTTATCAGAATGAGCGAAGTCATTACTTCGGTGGTCAGAAAGACGGATCTGCTTTTCCGAGTCGGTGGCGAAGAGTTTGTCGTTCTTGCGCCGCAAACGGTGTTATCGGAAGGCGAGGTTCTGGCTGAAAAAATCCGTCTGGCCGTTTACGAAAATGTAGATGTACTGCAGGGGCGGCATGTGAGCATCAGTTTGGGTGTGGCTGAAATACGTAAAGACGAAAGCTTTGATGCCATTTATCAAAGAGTGGATGAATTGTTGTATCAGGCGAAAAACAGCGGTAAAAATCGGGTTTGCAGTTAG
- the tgt gene encoding tRNA guanosine(34) transglycosylase Tgt, with the protein MEFELDNTDGRARRGRLKFKRGIVETPAFMPVGTYGSVKGMTPEEVAETGAQIILGNTFHLALRPGTDIIELHGDLHGFTHWEGPILTDSGGFQVFSLGQMRKIKEEGVTFQSPVNGEKIFMGPEESMEVQRKLGSDIVMIFDECTPYPASHQVARESMEMSLRWAKRSKDAHGDNPSALFGIVQGGMYEDLRKVSIDGLKEIGFDGYAIGGLSVGEPKEEMMATLDYTEPHMPQDKPRYLMGVGKPEDIVEAVRRGIDMFDCVMPTRNARNGFLFTREGVVKIRNAKHKTSLEPLDKECNCYTCRNYSRAYLHHLDKCREIQGARLNTIHNLTYYQDLMKGLREAIAENRLDDFVQEFYDGIGQPVPPLQPLEAGE; encoded by the coding sequence ATGGAATTTGAACTAGATAATACCGATGGTCGCGCTCGTCGCGGACGTTTGAAATTTAAGCGCGGGATCGTGGAAACCCCGGCCTTTATGCCGGTCGGAACCTACGGTTCGGTTAAAGGCATGACCCCGGAAGAAGTTGCCGAAACCGGAGCGCAGATCATCCTCGGGAATACCTTCCATCTGGCCTTGCGTCCGGGCACCGATATTATCGAACTGCACGGCGATCTGCACGGTTTTACACACTGGGAAGGCCCTATTCTGACCGACTCCGGCGGATTCCAGGTTTTCAGCCTCGGCCAGATGCGTAAAATCAAAGAAGAAGGCGTTACCTTCCAAAGCCCGGTAAACGGCGAAAAAATCTTTATGGGTCCGGAAGAGTCCATGGAAGTTCAGCGCAAGCTCGGCTCCGACATCGTCATGATCTTCGACGAATGCACCCCTTACCCAGCCAGCCACCAAGTGGCTCGCGAATCAATGGAGATGTCTCTACGCTGGGCCAAACGTTCCAAGGACGCGCACGGCGACAATCCGTCTGCACTTTTCGGAATTGTTCAGGGCGGGATGTATGAAGATCTGCGTAAAGTCTCAATTGACGGCCTCAAGGAGATCGGCTTCGACGGTTACGCAATCGGCGGCTTGTCGGTCGGCGAACCGAAAGAAGAGATGATGGCGACGCTGGACTATACCGAACCGCATATGCCGCAAGACAAACCGCGCTATCTGATGGGCGTCGGCAAACCGGAAGACATTGTTGAGGCGGTGCGTCGAGGGATCGACATGTTCGACTGTGTAATGCCGACCCGCAATGCACGTAACGGCTTCCTCTTCACCCGTGAAGGCGTAGTCAAAATCCGCAATGCCAAACACAAAACCAGCCTTGAACCGCTGGATAAAGAGTGTAACTGCTACACCTGCCGCAACTACAGCCGTGCCTATCTGCACCACTTGGATAAGTGTCGTGAAATTCAGGGCGCACGCTTGAATACCATTCACAATCTGACCTATTATCAGGATCTGATGAAAGGCTTGCGCGAAGCGATTGCGGAAAACCGACTGGACGATTTTGTTCAGGAATTTTACGACGGTATCGGCCAGCCGGTTCCGCCTCTTCAGCCGCTGGAAGCCGGCGAATAA
- a CDS encoding acyl-CoA-binding domain-containing protein, translating to MSTPEPQNLSEALELYNDLYALTSQTQGFPYAEECLLSALYRQATIGDCIGSRPSRKEYFERHKFDVWHELKGMPQEDAEVLFIQELMRVNQELTQTIETTAA from the coding sequence ATGAGTACACCTGAACCACAAAATCTCAGCGAAGCGCTGGAACTCTACAACGACCTTTACGCGCTTACTTCGCAAACCCAAGGCTTCCCTTATGCCGAGGAATGTCTTTTGAGCGCACTGTATCGGCAGGCGACAATCGGCGACTGCATCGGCTCTCGACCGAGCCGCAAAGAATACTTTGAACGCCACAAATTCGATGTCTGGCACGAACTCAAAGGCATGCCGCAGGAGGATGCCGAAGTACTCTTTATCCAAGAGCTGATGAGAGTCAACCAGGAATTGACCCAAACCATCGAAACGACCGCCGCCTGA
- the secF gene encoding protein translocase subunit SecF has translation MSTATETKMINFMGQRFLAMALSAVVIIASLGGLWMKGLNFGIDFTGGTLIEVSYQKPVDLTVLRNDLAEAGFDEAVAQHFGAAEDVLIRIAPRDGMNSAQLSNQVMDALRSASADPIELRRVEFVGPQVGDELTEDGALAVLYALFGVLIYVALRFEWRFSLGSVAALVHDVIITLGVFAWTQMQFDLTVVAAILAVIGYSLNDTIVVFDRVRENFRTMREADPVEVTNIAVNQMLSRTIMTSLTTLLVLLALFFLGGEVIHGFAAALIVGVVVGTYSSTYVASAIALILGVSKEDLMKAPKEDRNTESEEAELQRLFLEQEAKREAKLASKGIKEDE, from the coding sequence ATGAGTACAGCGACTGAAACAAAAATGATTAACTTTATGGGGCAGCGCTTTCTGGCGATGGCGCTCTCCGCGGTGGTGATTATCGCCTCCCTTGGCGGCCTGTGGATGAAGGGCTTGAACTTCGGTATCGACTTTACCGGCGGTACCCTGATTGAGGTCTCTTACCAGAAACCGGTCGACCTGACGGTATTGCGTAATGATCTGGCTGAAGCCGGATTTGACGAAGCGGTCGCGCAACACTTCGGCGCGGCGGAAGATGTTCTGATCCGCATCGCGCCACGCGATGGCATGAACTCGGCGCAATTGAGCAACCAGGTCATGGACGCTTTGCGTAGTGCAAGTGCGGACCCGATTGAACTGCGCCGAGTTGAATTTGTCGGCCCTCAGGTCGGTGATGAACTGACTGAAGACGGTGCTCTGGCCGTTCTTTACGCCCTTTTCGGTGTTTTGATTTACGTAGCGTTACGATTCGAATGGCGCTTCTCTTTGGGCTCGGTAGCCGCGCTGGTACATGATGTTATCATTACTCTCGGTGTTTTTGCCTGGACCCAAATGCAGTTCGATCTGACGGTGGTAGCGGCCATTCTTGCGGTTATCGGTTACTCACTCAACGACACCATCGTTGTATTTGACCGTGTGCGCGAAAACTTCCGTACCATGCGTGAAGCGGATCCGGTAGAGGTGACCAATATCGCCGTCAACCAAATGCTTTCGCGAACCATTATGACTTCCCTGACCACTTTACTGGTTCTGCTGGCTCTATTCTTCCTCGGTGGCGAAGTGATTCACGGTTTTGCCGCCGCGCTGATTGTCGGTGTCGTAGTCGGTACCTATTCTTCAACCTACGTGGCTTCCGCGATCGCTCTGATACTCGGCGTATCCAAAGAAGACCTGATGAAGGCACCGAAAGAGGATCGCAATACGGAATCCGAAGAGGCCGAGTTGCAACGTTTATTCCTGGAGCAGGAAGCTAAACGCGAAGCGAAGCTGGCTTCTAAAGGGATTAAAGAAGACGAGTAA
- the yajC gene encoding preprotein translocase subunit YajC: MSFFISDAMAEGTAAAQGGGWEGLIPLILLFVVFYFLLIRPQQKKVKEHKNLVESLKKGDEVVTYGGLLGKIRDINDSFCDLEIADNVTVKVERQNISRLLPKGTMREGSE; this comes from the coding sequence ATGAGCTTTTTTATCAGTGATGCGATGGCGGAAGGAACTGCAGCAGCACAAGGCGGCGGCTGGGAAGGCCTGATTCCGTTAATTCTACTATTCGTGGTCTTCTACTTCTTGTTGATCCGACCACAACAGAAGAAAGTAAAAGAACATAAAAACCTGGTTGAATCGCTGAAAAAGGGCGACGAAGTCGTCACCTACGGTGGTCTGCTTGGCAAAATCCGCGACATCAACGATAGCTTTTGCGATCTGGAAATCGCTGATAACGTGACGGTTAAGGTTGAACGCCAAAACATCTCACGCCTTCTTCCGAAAGGCACTATGCGCGAAGGTAGCGAATAA